One Prunus dulcis chromosome 8, ALMONDv2, whole genome shotgun sequence DNA window includes the following coding sequences:
- the LOC117637855 gene encoding thymocyte nuclear protein 1-like: MSEEKQYWLLKTEPGEWSWEDQAANGGVTKWDGVKNKQAQKHLKSMKLGDLCFFYHSGAKARRVVGVVTVVREWYSDGGDDGMVDVKAVGEMRRPVDLKEMKGEKGLKGFALFRQPRLSVVPVPEDVWIRVCDLGGGYESDGNLLENNDSDGEYGDEEDD; encoded by the coding sequence ATGAGCGAAGAGAAACAGTATTGGCTTCTGAAGACAGAGCCAGGAGAGTGGTCGTGGGAGGACCAAGCAGCCAATGGAGGCGTAACCAAGTGGGATGGCGTCAAAAACAAGCAAGCCCAGAAGCACCTCAAGTCCATGAAACTCGGTGACCTCTGCTTCTTCTACCACTCCGGCGCCAAGGCCCGCCGTGTAGTCGGCGTTGTGACTGTTGTTCGGGAATGGTATTCGGACGGCGGCGATGATGGGATGGTGGATGTGAAGGCGGTTGGGGAGATGAGGAGGCCAGTGGACTTAAAGGAGATGAAGGGGGAGAAGGGGCTCAAGGGTTTTGCTCTGTTTAGGCAGCCGAGGCTGTCGGTTGTGCCGGTTCCTGAGGATGTATGGATTAGGGTTTGTGATTTGGGAGGTGGGTATGAAAGTGATGGTAATCTTTTGGAGAACAATGATAGTGATGGTGAATATGGTGATGAAGAAGACGATTAA